The Bartonella birtlesii IBS 325 genome has a window encoding:
- the infA gene encoding translation initiation factor IF-1: MSKEEVLEFSGIVTELLPNAMFRVKLENDHEIIAHTAGRMRKNRIRVLAGDKIMVEMTPYDLTKGRITYRYK; encoded by the coding sequence ATGTCAAAAGAAGAAGTTTTGGAATTTTCTGGTATCGTAACTGAACTCTTACCAAATGCGATGTTTCGTGTGAAATTGGAAAATGATCATGAAATTATCGCCCATACTGCTGGAAGAATGCGCAAAAACCGTATCCGCGTGTTGGCTGGTGATAAAATCATGGTGGAGATGACACCCTATGATTTGACAAAAGGGCGTATTACCTATCGCTATAAGTAA
- a CDS encoding DUF3472 domain-containing protein produces MYYNIKKILLIFLFLLISKPSYAVFAGKVVVMEHTWPENALFDTFSFTQQITYDGGANSIYFWGNHFQFQNGKGGQIGLFNRGHHTIHFSIRNAIGWKNGKCKHFTQEGSGVRCEIEFPWKIGIPYKLDVFKNGDLVTGTITDLISDKKTTVGTIEVPTTYGKLQKSYGFVEDHSRWKRHLSSCYVLSPQSSTFFSPRAIKQNIEYEANMNASTQGKCTDSYIIQKACTLSFCMNSISDLGGFASPSAGPEIPISNGKDLTAQEISKVLQKKELVVIRLKNRSWTPNIFLPSPDLFQWKSIFIDYKAPGNSTLHTDHGAQKITTGKKIMYMSNGKTWKIMKTN; encoded by the coding sequence ATGTACTACAACATAAAAAAGATACTCTTAATTTTTTTATTTCTTCTCATAAGCAAACCAAGCTATGCCGTTTTTGCCGGCAAAGTTGTCGTAATGGAGCACACATGGCCTGAAAATGCATTATTTGATACATTTTCTTTCACCCAGCAAATAACTTATGATGGCGGAGCTAATTCTATCTATTTTTGGGGAAACCACTTTCAATTCCAAAATGGAAAAGGTGGACAGATTGGTTTGTTCAACAGAGGTCACCATACCATTCACTTTTCCATCAGAAATGCAATCGGATGGAAGAATGGTAAATGTAAGCATTTTACCCAAGAGGGTTCAGGAGTACGCTGTGAAATTGAGTTTCCATGGAAAATTGGAATCCCATATAAATTAGATGTTTTCAAAAATGGCGATCTGGTTACAGGAACAATAACCGATCTTATATCGGATAAAAAGACAACTGTTGGTACCATAGAAGTTCCAACTACATATGGCAAACTTCAGAAATCTTATGGTTTTGTTGAAGATCATTCTCGTTGGAAAAGGCATCTTTCCTCCTGTTATGTATTAAGTCCGCAAAGTTCAACCTTTTTTAGTCCTAGAGCCATCAAACAAAACATTGAATACGAAGCGAATATGAACGCCTCTACCCAAGGAAAATGTACAGATTCTTATATCATCCAGAAAGCATGTACACTCAGTTTTTGCATGAATAGTATAAGCGACCTTGGAGGTTTTGCCTCACCTTCTGCTGGACCAGAGATCCCCATTTCCAATGGGAAAGATCTGACAGCACAAGAAATTTCTAAGGTGTTACAAAAAAAAGAGCTTGTTGTTATTCGTTTAAAAAACCGTTCTTGGACACCCAATATCTTTTTGCCATCTCCTGATTTATTTCAGTGGAAATCAATCTTTATAGATTATAAAGCACCTGGCAATTCTACACTTCACACCGATCACGGCGCACAAAAGATAACCACAGGAAAAAAGATCATGTATATGTCTAATGGAAAAACTTGGAAGATTATGAAAACAAATTAA
- the yacG gene encoding DNA gyrase inhibitor YacG, which produces MTKTERSPTRPPHPCPICGQMAQQNTYPFCSIRCRTIDLNRWLSGAYVLPPPPQVSDEEE; this is translated from the coding sequence TTGACAAAAACAGAAAGATCTCCTACGCGCCCTCCGCATCCTTGCCCAATTTGTGGGCAGATGGCGCAACAAAACACCTATCCTTTCTGTTCAATACGCTGTCGTACTATCGATTTAAATCGGTGGTTGTCTGGTGCTTATGTTTTGCCACCACCACCGCAAGTGAGCGATGAAGAAGAATAA
- a CDS encoding Maf family nucleotide pyrophosphatase — translation MTNLKRTFLGKKSVKEKSVQDLQFVLASASSRRFMLLAQIGLEPHEVCATDIDETPKSREHPASLAKRLAKEKALKAQEILLWRNQNEQQNMAQKMVILAADTVVAVGRTILPKPENEDEAYECLRFLSGRSHKVYTAVCALNDARKITVKLVESRVRFRRLTALLMDAYLASGEWQGKAGGYAIQGKASAFVVHIAGSYSNVVGLPLAETMDLLTAYHYPVLAYWRGEIC, via the coding sequence ATGACAAATCTGAAGAGAACCTTCTTAGGAAAAAAATCTGTGAAAGAAAAGAGTGTTCAAGATCTCCAATTTGTACTCGCTTCCGCTTCATCTCGCCGTTTTATGCTCTTAGCGCAGATTGGTCTTGAACCCCATGAGGTTTGTGCAACCGATATTGATGAAACACCAAAATCAAGAGAACACCCTGCCTCTCTTGCAAAACGGTTGGCTAAAGAAAAAGCCCTTAAGGCACAAGAGATTTTGCTGTGGCGTAATCAAAATGAACAACAGAATATGGCACAAAAAATGGTCATCTTGGCTGCTGATACCGTGGTGGCGGTGGGGCGTACCATTCTTCCTAAACCAGAGAACGAAGATGAGGCTTATGAATGTTTGCGCTTCCTTTCGGGACGTTCTCACAAGGTTTATACTGCTGTTTGCGCACTCAATGACGCGAGGAAAATAACGGTAAAATTGGTCGAAAGTCGTGTTCGTTTTCGCCGCCTCACAGCTCTATTGATGGATGCCTATCTTGCTTCTGGAGAATGGCAGGGAAAAGCTGGTGGCTACGCTATTCAGGGGAAAGCAAGTGCTTTTGTGGTTCATATCGCTGGCTCTTATTCCAATGTGGTAGGATTGCCATTGGCTGAAACTATGGATCTTCTCACAGCTTATCATTATCCTGTGCTCGCTTATTGGCGTGGAGAAATATGTTAG
- the purE gene encoding 5-(carboxyamino)imidazole ribonucleotide mutase: MTKQSCDVAILMGSQSDWQTMRHSADTLTNLDISHTSHIVSAHRTPERLYQFAKGAKAAGFKILIAGAGGAAHLPGMLAALTPLPVFGVPIQTQSLSGQDSLLSIVQMPAGIPVGTLAIGEAGAINAALLAAAVMAIYDDSLAQRLQDWRQKQTENVAQTPVTEV; encoded by the coding sequence ATGACCAAGCAATCATGTGATGTAGCGATTTTAATGGGCAGCCAATCAGATTGGCAAACGATGCGCCATAGCGCGGACACTTTAACGAACCTTGATATTTCACATACTTCGCATATTGTTTCGGCACACCGCACCCCTGAGCGCCTCTACCAATTTGCCAAAGGAGCAAAAGCAGCAGGTTTTAAAATTTTGATTGCCGGAGCAGGAGGTGCAGCACATCTTCCTGGTATGCTTGCAGCGCTCACCCCGCTTCCTGTTTTTGGCGTTCCCATACAGACACAATCTTTATCGGGTCAAGATTCTCTACTTTCCATCGTGCAAATGCCAGCAGGAATACCAGTTGGCACATTGGCAATAGGCGAAGCAGGTGCCATTAACGCAGCGCTTTTAGCAGCAGCAGTCATGGCGATTTACGATGATAGCCTTGCACAACGGTTACAAGATTGGCGCCAAAAACAAACAGAAAATGTTGCGCAAACTCCGGTAACTGAGGTTTAA
- the clpB gene encoding ATP-dependent chaperone ClpB produces the protein MNLEKYSERLQGFLQSAQNNALSSDHQQFMPEHLLKVLLDDSQGLAASLIQKAGGDLSVIQKELKQALEALPKVQGGNGQLYLAQPLAKVFTLAEDLAKKAGDQFVTVERVLQALVMEKSAKTADILTKGGLTPQALNQAVDALRKGKTATSPHAESQYDALQKYARDLTKDAREGKLDPVIGREEEIRRTIQVLSRRTKNNPVLIGEPGVGKTAIVEGLALRIVNGDVPETLRDKQLYALDMGALIAGAKYRGEFEERLKAVLAEVQAENGQIILFIDELHNLVGAGKSDGPMDASNLLKPALARGELHCVGATTLDEYRKYVEKDAALARRFQPVFVPEPNLEDTISILRGIKEKYEQHHKVRLADSALIAAARLSNRYITDRFLPDKAIDLVDEAAARLRMQVDSKPEELDALDRRILQLKIEREALKTDVEPTAKERLKTVQDELNILEQQSREMTTAWQAEKQKLGHAADLKKQLEEARNALAIAQRDGQFQRAGELAYSVIPGLEKQLSIAENDDQKNHLVEETVTAEHVARIVSRWTGIPVDRMLEAEREALLRMEDEIGKRVVGQGEAVQAVSRAVRRARAGLQDPNRPIGSFMFLGPTGVGKTELTKALAAFLFQDPNAMLRIDMSEYMEKHAGARLIGAPPGYVGYEEGGVLTEAVRRRPYQVILFDEIEKAHPDIFNLLLQVLDEGRLTDSQGRTVDFRNTLLIMTSNLGAEFLTALPEGQTTDQAKGDVMNVVKAAFRPEFLNRVDEIILFQRLQRKDMEAIVDIQIQHLQNLLNERKITLHIKPEVRQFLADKGYDPLYGARPLKRIIQKEIQDPMAENILFGKIYDETTVTIAKEGDQLVFLPEKEKNKQ, from the coding sequence ATGAATCTGGAAAAATATAGCGAACGGTTGCAAGGTTTTTTACAATCAGCACAAAATAATGCTCTCTCTTCTGATCATCAGCAGTTTATGCCCGAGCACCTTCTCAAAGTGTTGTTAGACGATTCTCAAGGATTGGCAGCCTCTCTTATCCAAAAAGCCGGTGGTGATCTGTCTGTGATCCAAAAAGAACTGAAGCAAGCACTCGAGGCTTTGCCAAAAGTGCAAGGGGGTAATGGGCAACTCTATCTCGCACAGCCTTTGGCAAAAGTCTTCACGCTGGCTGAAGATCTGGCAAAAAAAGCCGGTGATCAGTTTGTAACCGTGGAGCGTGTGCTGCAAGCGCTGGTTATGGAGAAATCTGCAAAAACAGCCGATATTTTAACAAAGGGTGGTTTGACACCGCAAGCGCTTAATCAAGCTGTTGATGCGCTGCGTAAAGGAAAGACAGCGACAAGCCCCCATGCTGAGAGCCAATATGATGCTTTGCAAAAATATGCCCGTGATTTGACAAAAGATGCGCGCGAGGGAAAACTTGATCCTGTTATTGGACGTGAAGAAGAAATTCGCCGCACTATTCAAGTGCTCTCACGGCGGACTAAAAATAATCCTGTTTTGATCGGTGAACCTGGTGTGGGGAAAACAGCCATTGTTGAAGGATTGGCACTGCGTATTGTTAATGGCGATGTGCCCGAAACTTTGCGCGATAAACAACTCTATGCTCTCGATATGGGAGCACTTATCGCTGGTGCAAAATATCGCGGTGAATTCGAAGAACGTCTCAAGGCTGTGTTGGCTGAGGTGCAAGCCGAAAATGGCCAGATCATTTTGTTTATTGATGAATTGCACAATTTGGTAGGGGCGGGGAAATCTGATGGTCCTATGGATGCTTCTAATTTGCTCAAACCTGCCCTCGCACGCGGGGAGCTTCATTGTGTGGGCGCGACAACTTTGGATGAATATCGCAAATATGTTGAAAAAGATGCCGCTCTTGCGCGACGCTTCCAACCTGTCTTTGTGCCTGAGCCAAATCTTGAGGATACTATCTCTATTTTGCGCGGTATTAAAGAAAAATACGAGCAACATCACAAGGTACGCTTGGCAGATAGTGCCTTGATCGCTGCGGCAAGGCTTTCTAACCGCTATATTACAGATCGCTTCTTGCCCGATAAAGCTATTGATTTGGTAGATGAGGCGGCGGCACGGTTGCGTATGCAGGTCGATTCCAAACCTGAAGAACTTGATGCACTTGATCGGCGTATCTTGCAGCTGAAAATTGAACGTGAAGCTTTGAAAACAGATGTGGAGCCAACGGCAAAAGAACGGCTAAAAACCGTGCAGGATGAACTGAATATATTGGAACAGCAGTCGAGAGAGATGACAACCGCTTGGCAGGCGGAGAAACAAAAATTAGGGCATGCCGCCGATTTGAAAAAACAACTCGAAGAAGCACGCAATGCTTTGGCTATTGCACAACGTGATGGACAGTTTCAACGCGCTGGAGAGCTCGCTTATAGTGTTATTCCTGGGCTCGAAAAACAATTGAGTATCGCTGAAAATGATGATCAGAAAAATCATCTCGTTGAAGAAACCGTCACCGCTGAACATGTGGCGCGTATCGTTTCTCGCTGGACTGGAATTCCTGTTGATCGTATGCTTGAGGCAGAGCGAGAAGCACTTTTGCGTATGGAAGATGAAATTGGTAAACGTGTGGTGGGGCAGGGTGAAGCTGTGCAGGCTGTTTCGCGTGCTGTGCGCCGTGCGCGTGCCGGGTTGCAAGATCCTAATCGCCCTATTGGGTCTTTCATGTTTTTGGGGCCTACTGGTGTGGGGAAAACCGAATTAACAAAAGCTCTTGCCGCTTTTCTTTTTCAAGACCCTAATGCGATGTTGCGCATCGATATGTCGGAATATATGGAAAAGCACGCTGGTGCACGCCTGATTGGCGCGCCGCCTGGATATGTGGGATATGAAGAGGGAGGAGTGCTGACCGAAGCCGTGCGCAGAAGACCCTATCAGGTTATTCTGTTTGACGAAATCGAAAAAGCTCATCCTGATATTTTTAATCTCTTGTTGCAAGTGCTTGATGAAGGACGCTTGACTGATAGCCAAGGACGTACCGTTGATTTTCGTAATACCTTGCTGATTATGACCTCCAATCTTGGTGCTGAATTTTTAACCGCTTTGCCTGAGGGACAAACAACTGATCAGGCAAAAGGTGATGTCATGAATGTTGTTAAAGCAGCTTTTCGTCCCGAATTTCTGAACCGTGTTGATGAGATTATCCTCTTTCAACGGTTGCAACGCAAAGATATGGAAGCTATTGTTGATATTCAGATCCAACATTTACAGAATTTGCTCAATGAACGAAAAATAACTTTGCATATCAAACCAGAAGTTCGACAATTCCTTGCCGATAAAGGCTATGATCCCCTCTATGGGGCACGTCCTCTCAAACGCATTATCCAAAAAGAAATTCAAGATCCAATGGCGGAAAATATCCTGTTTGGGAAAATTTATGATGAGACGACGGTGACAATTGCAAAAGAAGGAGATCAGCTGGTCTTTTTACCTGAAAAAGAAAAAAATAAGCAATAA
- a CDS encoding disulfide bond formation protein B: MESVEHKNPHFVIFMNTLGLIGLSIVLVVAFYYQLVKFELPCPLCLLQRVGLMLAGCGFLLNIHYKVKNTHYGMVILGCMVTSIIAARQVFLHITPDDLGYGSTFFGLHFYTWAFIISVLCILAVSIVMILSELAHKFKMFSPFPVLSKMASFLFVFLIAANLISTVLECGGGQCADDPVEYELLSNWFPASS, from the coding sequence ATGGAATCCGTTGAACATAAAAACCCTCATTTCGTTATATTTATGAATACCCTAGGACTTATTGGATTATCCATTGTCTTGGTCGTGGCTTTTTATTATCAGTTGGTGAAGTTTGAGCTACCTTGTCCCCTTTGTCTGCTTCAACGTGTTGGTTTGATGTTGGCTGGGTGTGGGTTTTTACTCAATATTCACTATAAAGTGAAAAATACCCATTATGGTATGGTTATTCTTGGTTGTATGGTAACCAGTATTATCGCTGCAAGGCAAGTGTTTTTGCATATCACTCCAGATGATCTTGGATATGGTTCAACATTCTTTGGACTGCATTTTTATACTTGGGCTTTTATCATCTCGGTGCTTTGTATTCTTGCCGTTTCCATTGTTATGATTTTGAGCGAATTGGCTCACAAATTTAAAATGTTTTCTCCTTTTCCAGTTTTGAGTAAAATGGCAAGTTTCTTATTTGTCTTTTTGATCGCAGCAAATTTGATTTCTACTGTTCTCGAATGCGGAGGTGGGCAATGTGCTGATGATCCAGTAGAATATGAGTTGTTGTCAAATTGGTTTCCTGCCTCATCTTAA
- a CDS encoding PBSX family phage terminase large subunit, which yields MTTAQIALIPKLIPVFTGKADVRAAWGGRGSGKTRSFALMSAVMGYRHGKAGERGIILCARQFQNSLNESSLEEIKRALEAYPFLQDYYEIGDKYIKSKDGRIVYVFAGLDRNIASIKSMGRVFLCWVDEAEPVTETAWQTLIPTLREEGDDWNAELWVTWNPCRENAPVEKRFRNVKNPNIKGVEINWRDNPQFPEKLNRDRKADLEQRPEQYNHIWEGEYLQNIEGAYYQKALLEASREGRITTVPRDPLMQVRIFWDIGGTGAKADATALWVAQFVGREIRVLDYYEAQGQPLSEHVGWVFQRGYDKALMVLPHDGASKDRVYNVSFESALQQAGFQTKVIPNQGAGAVKMRIEAVRRLFPAIWFNRETTNAGRKALAWYHEKRDEQRNIGLGAEHDWASHGADAFGLMCVAYEQPHMRAKKSAYRSSYHSQTSWMAF from the coding sequence ATGACAACTGCGCAAATTGCTCTTATTCCAAAACTTATTCCTGTGTTTACTGGAAAAGCCGATGTGCGTGCTGCTTGGGGGGGCCGGGGCTCTGGAAAAACACGTTCCTTTGCTTTGATGTCTGCGGTGATGGGATATCGACATGGCAAGGCTGGAGAGCGGGGCATTATTCTTTGTGCACGGCAATTCCAGAATTCTCTCAATGAAAGTTCCTTGGAAGAAATTAAGCGGGCACTTGAAGCCTATCCCTTTCTACAAGATTATTATGAAATCGGCGATAAATATATTAAGTCAAAAGATGGGCGTATTGTTTATGTGTTTGCTGGGCTTGATCGCAATATCGCAAGTATTAAATCCATGGGGCGGGTTTTTCTTTGCTGGGTGGATGAAGCAGAGCCTGTGACGGAAACCGCTTGGCAAACGCTTATCCCAACTTTGCGCGAAGAAGGAGACGATTGGAATGCCGAATTATGGGTGACATGGAACCCTTGTCGTGAAAATGCACCCGTGGAAAAACGTTTTAGAAATGTCAAAAACCCCAATATCAAAGGTGTTGAAATTAATTGGCGTGATAATCCTCAATTTCCCGAAAAACTCAATCGAGATCGTAAGGCAGATTTAGAACAAAGACCTGAACAATATAACCATATTTGGGAGGGCGAATATCTGCAAAATATTGAGGGTGCTTATTACCAAAAAGCTCTGCTTGAGGCTTCACGCGAGGGGCGTATTACTACTGTGCCCCGTGATCCGCTAATGCAGGTGAGAATCTTTTGGGATATCGGTGGAACGGGGGCAAAGGCTGATGCTACCGCTTTGTGGGTGGCACAATTTGTGGGACGGGAAATTCGTGTGCTTGATTATTATGAAGCACAAGGACAGCCTCTCTCTGAGCATGTGGGATGGGTCTTTCAAAGAGGATATGATAAAGCATTGATGGTCTTGCCCCATGATGGGGCTAGCAAAGATCGCGTCTATAATGTCAGTTTTGAAAGTGCTCTCCAACAAGCTGGTTTTCAAACTAAGGTTATTCCTAATCAAGGAGCGGGTGCGGTGAAAATGCGTATTGAAGCTGTGAGGCGATTGTTTCCGGCTATTTGGTTTAATCGTGAAACAACAAATGCGGGGCGAAAAGCACTTGCTTGGTATCACGAAAAGCGTGATGAACAGCGCAATATTGGACTGGGCGCTGAACATGATTGGGCAAGCCATGGTGCTGATGCCTTTGGATTAATGTGTGTGGCTTATGAACAGCCGCATATGCGAGCGAAAAAAAGTGCTTATCGCTCTTCTTACCATTCTCAAACTTCATGGATGGCTTTTTAA
- the ykgO gene encoding type B 50S ribosomal protein L36 — protein MKIKNSLKALKERHRNNRLVRRKGRVYILNKTNPRFRARQG, from the coding sequence ATGAAAATTAAAAATTCACTTAAAGCATTGAAGGAACGTCACCGTAACAATCGTTTGGTGCGTCGCAAGGGTCGTGTTTATATCCTCAATAAAACAAACCCGCGTTTTAGAGCACGCCAGGGTTAA
- a CDS encoding DUF5993 family protein, with amino-acid sequence MFFPFLIALGAAITTVYGKKNISYALWTVLLVVILLTFNHHATSTLNLSF; translated from the coding sequence ATGTTTTTCCCATTTTTAATTGCTTTAGGTGCCGCAATAACGACTGTCTATGGTAAAAAAAATATCAGTTATGCCTTGTGGACAGTTTTATTGGTTGTCATTCTTCTTACTTTTAATCACCACGCAACTTCTACTTTAAACTTATCTTTTTGA
- a CDS encoding portal protein — translation MNISTDSFDPLETLEYQALFKKLVGWYHDDIGHVEQWRKNAQEDYDFYNGRQWNAQDLAVLHEQNRPVMTFNRIAPLINAVIGTERNNKRQVQFIPRQEGAAFANQILTGAAEWFRDEADGEYEDSDAFQDAIICGMGWTDTRLDYEEDPQGKPVIARLDPMKMVWDASAVKSNLIDAQRLWYIDEKPLEVAAEMFPHVHWSDLDAGWVKHQTLWQQTNVGERQSYYTEVEEESSAQRPKMVTLAECRWFEREVVYKVLDPLSGKFVDYSEQDFQKLNKEFPHIQATRLTRKIVKRAFLGKKLLDAPDKPLVPAGQLGWECITGTFDKLSRQFYGIVKATKDPQRWANKYFSQVMYLLNSQSKGGIMAERDAFDDDRQAVESWARADSITWLKSGAVAGGRIQPKPVAQFPQGFFQLFNEAKSALEQVTGLSSEFIGTRAVNQPGILEEQRRQSSLNLLASFFDGLRRYRQRQGKIILYLIQNYLSDGRLVRIAGDENAQYVPLTREMITSLEYDIVVDDAPTSLNEKERTFAIIMQLLPLMQSLITPEIMLDLLHYSPLPASLIHKIACRTQVHEVAHNVQAQSLEGQSAPPHEGGGEFNANVEQLMQSILQQVKAQG, via the coding sequence ATGAATATTTCTACAGACTCTTTTGATCCTTTAGAGACACTTGAATATCAAGCGCTCTTTAAAAAACTCGTTGGCTGGTATCATGATGATATTGGTCATGTTGAACAATGGCGAAAAAATGCTCAAGAAGATTACGATTTTTATAATGGGCGGCAATGGAATGCGCAAGATCTTGCCGTGTTGCACGAACAAAATAGACCGGTTATGACTTTTAACCGTATTGCTCCTTTGATTAATGCCGTGATTGGTACCGAGCGCAATAATAAACGACAAGTGCAATTTATTCCACGCCAAGAGGGAGCGGCTTTTGCTAACCAAATCCTCACTGGTGCAGCTGAATGGTTTCGTGATGAGGCTGATGGAGAGTACGAGGATTCTGATGCTTTTCAAGATGCAATTATTTGCGGAATGGGTTGGACAGATACCAGACTTGATTATGAAGAAGATCCACAAGGAAAACCAGTGATTGCACGACTTGATCCTATGAAAATGGTCTGGGATGCAAGTGCTGTGAAATCCAATCTGATTGATGCACAACGCCTATGGTATATTGATGAAAAGCCCTTAGAGGTGGCAGCAGAGATGTTTCCCCATGTTCATTGGAGTGATCTGGATGCCGGTTGGGTAAAACATCAAACATTATGGCAGCAAACCAATGTGGGGGAGCGGCAAAGCTATTATACAGAGGTGGAAGAGGAAAGCAGTGCTCAACGCCCTAAAATGGTGACATTGGCTGAATGTCGCTGGTTTGAACGCGAGGTCGTTTATAAAGTTCTTGACCCTTTAAGCGGAAAATTTGTCGATTATTCGGAACAGGATTTCCAAAAATTAAACAAAGAGTTTCCTCATATCCAAGCGACAAGGTTAACGAGAAAAATTGTCAAACGGGCTTTTTTGGGCAAAAAATTGCTCGATGCACCCGATAAGCCTTTGGTGCCGGCTGGTCAATTGGGTTGGGAGTGTATTACCGGTACTTTTGATAAATTGAGCCGGCAATTTTATGGTATTGTTAAAGCAACAAAAGATCCCCAACGCTGGGCAAATAAATATTTTAGTCAAGTGATGTATTTGCTCAATAGTCAGTCTAAAGGCGGTATTATGGCAGAACGCGACGCTTTTGATGATGATCGGCAAGCTGTTGAGAGTTGGGCTAGAGCCGATAGTATTACTTGGCTGAAAAGTGGCGCCGTTGCTGGAGGAAGAATACAACCTAAACCCGTTGCACAATTCCCCCAAGGCTTTTTCCAATTGTTTAATGAAGCAAAAAGCGCACTTGAACAAGTGACAGGCTTGTCTTCTGAGTTTATTGGGACAAGGGCTGTTAACCAACCAGGAATTCTTGAAGAACAACGCCGCCAATCATCCCTTAATCTGTTGGCATCTTTCTTTGATGGGTTGCGTCGATATCGGCAACGGCAGGGAAAAATTATTCTCTATCTTATTCAAAATTATCTCTCCGATGGGCGCTTGGTGCGTATCGCTGGAGACGAAAATGCCCAATATGTGCCACTCACACGCGAAATGATTACCAGCTTGGAATATGATATCGTTGTGGATGATGCACCAACAAGTCTTAATGAAAAAGAGCGGACATTTGCCATTATTATGCAATTGTTGCCTTTGATGCAAAGTCTCATAACACCAGAGATTATGCTCGATCTTTTACACTATTCTCCTTTGCCTGCCTCTCTTATTCATAAAATTGCTTGTAGAACACAAGTTCACGAAGTTGCACACAATGTGCAAGCGCAGAGCTTGGAGGGGCAAAGTGCTCCACCGCATGAGGGCGGTGGAGAGTTTAACGCTAATGTGGAGCAGTTGATGCAGAGCATTTTGCAACAGGTGAAAGCACAAGGTTAG
- a CDS encoding 5-(carboxyamino)imidazole ribonucleotide synthase, which produces MTKLLSPSSSLTSKSTSSSLISKSTSSSLISKSAATKTCTMLPFGSTIGLIGGGQLARMLAIAAAELGFRTVVFCPEADCPAAQTANEHIVAPYNDNSALDRFTSLCDVVTYEFENLSLETVQYVEKVKNVYPSSKALEITQDRLFEKQFLRDRGIGTASWYAIDDYASLLSGLSALGNRGLLKTRRFGYDGKNQIMLDHPHKQALEKAFTNFQEQPLILEEIIPFLSEISVLSARTKQGEHIFYDCPENQHKNGILHKSFLPSHVPLEIQKAAQEISATVMDALDYVGILCIEFFVLIDGGLLVNELAPRVHNSGHWTQKACVTSQFEQHIRAICGLSLGSTYRHSNCQMINLLGNNFNEVKYFLTQDRTSVHLYGKSSAQPLRKMGHIIQLTGSASKS; this is translated from the coding sequence ATGACAAAACTTCTCAGCCCCTCCAGCTCCCTCACCTCCAAATCCACATCCAGCTCCCTCATATCCAAATCCACATCCAGCTCCCTCATATCCAAATCTGCTGCTACCAAAACCTGCACCATGTTGCCTTTTGGAAGCACCATTGGTTTAATAGGCGGCGGACAATTGGCGCGCATGCTTGCCATAGCAGCTGCAGAGCTAGGGTTTCGCACGGTTGTTTTTTGCCCTGAAGCAGATTGTCCAGCAGCACAAACAGCAAATGAGCATATTGTTGCGCCCTATAATGATAATTCTGCCCTAGACCGTTTTACTTCACTGTGTGATGTTGTGACCTATGAGTTTGAAAATCTTTCCCTTGAAACGGTTCAATATGTAGAGAAGGTCAAAAATGTTTATCCCTCTTCTAAAGCGTTAGAGATCACACAAGACCGGCTTTTTGAGAAACAATTTTTGCGTGATCGAGGCATTGGCACAGCATCGTGGTACGCCATTGATGATTATGCTTCTCTTCTTTCAGGGCTCTCGGCATTAGGCAATCGTGGTCTTTTAAAGACCCGCCGTTTTGGTTATGATGGGAAAAACCAGATCATGCTAGATCATCCCCATAAGCAAGCGCTTGAAAAAGCCTTCACGAATTTTCAAGAACAACCTTTAATTTTGGAAGAAATTATTCCTTTTTTATCGGAAATTTCGGTTCTCTCGGCACGGACAAAACAAGGAGAACATATTTTTTATGATTGCCCTGAAAATCAACATAAAAACGGTATTCTTCATAAATCATTTTTACCCTCGCATGTTCCACTTGAAATACAAAAGGCAGCGCAAGAGATCAGTGCAACGGTAATGGATGCTCTTGATTATGTTGGTATTCTTTGCATTGAATTTTTTGTACTCATAGACGGAGGTTTGTTAGTGAATGAATTAGCACCCCGCGTTCACAACTCTGGCCATTGGACACAAAAGGCGTGCGTAACATCACAATTTGAACAGCATATCCGTGCCATTTGCGGGCTTTCCCTAGGCAGCACATACCGCCACAGCAATTGTCAAATGATCAACCTTCTTGGCAACAATTTTAATGAAGTCAAATATTTTCTCACACAAGACCGCACATCGGTACATTTATATGGCAAAAGTTCTGCCCAGCCCTTGCGCAAAATGGGGCATATCATCCAACTAACGGGATCAGCCAGCAAATCTTAA